One region of Chryseobacterium sp. C-71 genomic DNA includes:
- a CDS encoding organic hydroperoxide resistance protein, with translation MKTLYTTSVTAKGGRNGKVKSENGILDLEVRMPKGLGGANDDYTNPEMLFAAGYAACFDSALNLIISKSKIETGETSVSAKVSIGQNEDGGFGLAAELDVNIPGVSLEEAQELTEKAHQICPYSNATRNNMEVKLSVTNN, from the coding sequence ATGAAAACATTATATACAACTAGCGTTACCGCAAAAGGCGGAAGAAACGGAAAGGTAAAAAGCGAAAATGGAATTTTGGATCTTGAAGTGAGAATGCCAAAAGGATTAGGCGGTGCCAACGATGACTACACAAATCCTGAAATGCTTTTCGCAGCAGGATATGCCGCTTGTTTTGACAGCGCACTCAATTTGATCATCAGCAAATCTAAAATTGAAACCGGAGAAACTTCGGTAAGCGCAAAAGTGAGCATCGGACAAAATGAGGACGGTGGTTTTGGTTTGGCTGCAGAATTGGATGTGAATATTCCTGGAGTTTCTCTTGAAGAAGCTCAGGAACTGACTGAAAAAGCTCATCAGATTTGTCCATATTCTAATGCGACAAGAAATAATATGGAGGTGAAACTTTCGGTGACGAATAACTAA
- a CDS encoding MarR family winged helix-turn-helix transcriptional regulator, translating into MENHDTPKLGNQLCFPFYVIAKEMTALYRPFLDELGITYSQYLAMMVLWEKDGLTVNQIGEKLFLDSGTLTPLLKRLECKGFIARKRKKEDERVVEVFLEKAGKELQQKACEIPSKMQKKLNLSTEDLLELKETVQKILNKIQK; encoded by the coding sequence ATGGAAAATCACGACACCCCAAAATTAGGAAATCAGCTTTGTTTTCCGTTTTATGTCATCGCAAAGGAAATGACCGCACTTTACCGTCCGTTTCTAGATGAGCTTGGCATTACCTATTCGCAATATCTTGCGATGATGGTGCTTTGGGAAAAAGATGGATTGACCGTAAACCAAATCGGTGAAAAACTGTTTCTCGACAGCGGAACTTTAACTCCGCTTCTCAAAAGACTTGAATGTAAAGGTTTTATCGCCCGAAAACGAAAAAAAGAAGACGAGAGAGTGGTTGAAGTTTTTCTGGAAAAAGCTGGTAAAGAACTGCAGCAAAAGGCCTGTGAAATTCCTTCAAAAATGCAGAAGAAGCTGAATCTTTCGACTGAAGATCTTTTGGAATTGAAAGAAACCGTTCAGAAAATTTTAAATAAAATTCAAAAATAA
- a CDS encoding NAD(P)H-dependent oxidoreductase — MSLIEDLNWRHAVKAYDSTKKVSEEDLNKILEAARLAPTSSGLQPFRLIVVENQELKEKMVSGAFNPEVMRDSSHVLVFAAWDSYSNEKIDKVYDHHTDVRDLPRGRFSSYTDMIKDLYNAQTSEQHFAHTARQTYIALGLAMAQAAELKVDSTPAEGFNNEMVDEILGLKELGLKSVTLLYLGYRDSENDYLNHMKKVRIPMEEFIIKK, encoded by the coding sequence ATGTCGTTAATAGAAGATTTAAACTGGAGACACGCAGTAAAAGCGTATGACTCAACAAAAAAAGTATCAGAAGAAGATTTAAATAAAATTTTAGAAGCCGCAAGATTGGCTCCCACTTCATCGGGATTGCAACCTTTCCGTTTAATTGTTGTCGAAAATCAGGAATTGAAAGAAAAAATGGTAAGTGGTGCATTCAATCCGGAAGTAATGAGAGATTCTTCTCACGTTCTGGTTTTTGCTGCATGGGACAGCTATTCTAATGAAAAAATCGATAAAGTGTACGATCATCATACCGATGTAAGAGACTTGCCAAGAGGACGTTTCAGCAGTTATACGGATATGATAAAAGATTTATATAACGCACAAACTTCCGAACAACATTTTGCTCACACTGCAAGACAAACGTATATCGCATTAGGTTTGGCAATGGCTCAGGCTGCAGAATTAAAAGTTGATTCTACTCCTGCAGAAGGGTTCAATAATGAAATGGTAGACGAGATTCTTGGATTGAAAGAATTAGGCTTAAAAAGCGTCACCCTTTTATATCTTGGGTACCGAGATTCTGAGAACGATTACTTGAATCACATGAAAAAAGTGAGAATTCCGATGGAGGAATTTATCATCAAAAAGTAG
- the lipB gene encoding lipoyl(octanoyl) transferase LipB: MNTHQNKVIEFEDLGIKDYQSSWEYQEKLMKDIIDTKIKNRNLSEDEHLKTSNHFLLVEHPHVYTLGKSGHEENMLANSEKLKEIEATFVKVNRGGDITYHGFGQIVGYPILDLENFFTDIHLYMRNLEEVIIRTMAEFGLKGERSPGETGVWLDVGKPYARKICAMGVKASRWVTLHGFAFNVNTDMRYFEYIVPCGIKDKQVTSLKRELERELTVEEVEDIKMKIRKHFADVFGAELINN; encoded by the coding sequence ATGAATACACATCAAAACAAAGTTATAGAATTTGAAGATTTGGGCATTAAAGATTATCAGTCTTCTTGGGAATATCAGGAAAAACTGATGAAAGATATCATCGACACCAAAATCAAAAATCGTAACTTATCTGAAGACGAACATCTTAAAACCTCCAATCATTTCCTGCTGGTAGAGCATCCTCATGTGTATACTTTGGGTAAAAGTGGTCATGAAGAAAATATGCTTGCAAACAGTGAAAAATTAAAAGAAATCGAAGCTACTTTTGTAAAAGTAAATCGTGGCGGAGATATTACTTATCATGGTTTCGGGCAAATTGTCGGCTACCCTATCTTAGATCTCGAAAACTTTTTTACCGATATTCATTTATACATGCGAAATCTGGAAGAAGTGATTATCAGAACGATGGCAGAATTTGGTTTAAAAGGCGAACGGTCACCTGGAGAAACCGGAGTTTGGCTGGATGTAGGAAAACCCTACGCCAGAAAAATCTGTGCGATGGGTGTAAAAGCTTCCCGTTGGGTGACTTTGCACGGTTTTGCATTCAATGTCAACACTGATATGCGTTATTTTGAATACATTGTTCCATGTGGAATTAAAGATAAACAAGTGACTTCTTTGAAAAGAGAATTGGAAAGAGAATTGACTGTTGAAGAAGTTGAAGATATTAAAATGAAGATCAGAAAGCATTTTGCGGATGTTTTTGGGGCGGAATTAATTAATAACTAA
- the trpA gene encoding tryptophan synthase subunit alpha: MNDNNPQLPASISQPKILNIYFTAGIPNLEDTADIIKLIQNSGADMIEIGMPYSDPVADGPIIQKAHELALKNGMTIEKLLSQLKSVKNEIKIPIILMGYINPVLSFGFENFCRECSESGVSGLIIPDLPPIEFERNYQKILERYNLNFTFLITPETSDERILYLDSLSSGFLYAVSSSSTTGSENTVLKNEDYLSRIASLPLKNPVMIGFGIKSKVDFENVTEKAEGGIIGTAFVNILLNDKDWKINAIDFIHSIKA, translated from the coding sequence ATGAACGATAATAACCCCCAGCTTCCAGCTTCCATCAGCCAACCTAAAATTCTAAACATTTACTTCACAGCAGGAATTCCAAATCTGGAAGACACTGCCGACATTATAAAACTCATTCAGAATTCCGGAGCGGATATGATAGAAATCGGAATGCCCTATTCTGATCCTGTTGCCGATGGGCCCATCATTCAAAAAGCGCATGAACTGGCTTTGAAAAACGGAATGACGATTGAAAAACTTCTTTCACAATTAAAATCCGTTAAAAACGAAATTAAAATTCCAATTATTTTGATGGGGTACATCAATCCGGTTTTAAGTTTTGGATTTGAAAACTTTTGCAGAGAATGTTCGGAAAGTGGTGTTTCGGGATTGATAATTCCTGACTTACCTCCGATCGAATTTGAGAGAAATTATCAGAAAATTTTAGAAAGATACAATCTGAATTTTACCTTTCTAATTACTCCTGAAACCTCAGATGAAAGAATTTTATATCTGGATTCTTTAAGTTCAGGATTCTTGTATGCGGTAAGTTCATCCTCCACAACGGGAAGCGAGAATACAGTTTTAAAAAACGAAGATTATCTTTCAAGAATTGCATCACTTCCATTAAAAAATCCTGTAATGATAGGTTTTGGAATCAAATCTAAAGTAGATTTTGAAAACGTTACCGAAAAGGCAGAAGGTGGAATCATCGGAACCGCATTCGTCAATATTTTGCTGAACGATAAAGATTGGAAGATAAATGCCATAGATTTTATTCATTCTATAAAAGCTTAA
- the trpB gene encoding tryptophan synthase subunit beta → MIKTNYKNPDENGYYGEFGGAFVPEMLYPNVEELQNNYLKIIESEEFQDEYQDLLKNYVGRATPLYFAKNLSEKYRTKVYLKREDLNHTGAHKINNALGQVLLAKRLGKHRIIAETGAGQHGVATATACALLGLECIVYMGEVDIARQAPNVGRMKMLGATVIPATSGSKTLKDAVNEALRDWINNSTTTHYVIGSVVGPHPFPDLVARFQSVISKEIKEQLHEQIGRENPDYVIACVGGGSNAAGTFYHFVDEENVKIIAAEAGGFGIESGKSAATTFLGTLGVLHGSKSLVMQTNDGQVIEPHSISAGLDYPGIGPFHANLFKENRAEFFSINDDEALQSAFDLTKLEGIIPALESAHALAVLNKKKFNENDIVVICLSGRGDKDMETYLKVLGDGSLKMEV, encoded by the coding sequence ATGATTAAAACAAATTATAAAAATCCAGACGAAAACGGATATTACGGCGAATTTGGAGGTGCGTTTGTGCCGGAAATGTTGTACCCGAATGTGGAAGAATTACAAAACAATTATCTTAAAATTATAGAATCTGAAGAATTCCAAGATGAATATCAGGATTTGCTGAAAAATTATGTCGGAAGAGCTACTCCACTCTATTTTGCGAAAAATTTAAGTGAAAAATATAGAACTAAGGTTTATTTAAAGAGAGAAGATCTCAATCATACGGGAGCTCATAAAATCAACAATGCTTTAGGACAGGTTTTACTAGCAAAACGTCTTGGAAAACACAGAATTATCGCAGAAACAGGAGCCGGACAACACGGCGTAGCAACCGCAACAGCGTGTGCATTATTAGGACTCGAATGTATTGTTTACATGGGCGAAGTAGACATTGCAAGACAGGCTCCGAATGTTGGAAGGATGAAAATGTTGGGAGCAACAGTAATTCCCGCAACATCAGGTTCAAAAACGTTGAAAGATGCTGTTAACGAAGCGCTAAGAGATTGGATTAATAACTCAACCACAACACATTACGTGATCGGAAGTGTGGTTGGACCACATCCGTTTCCTGATTTGGTAGCGAGATTTCAATCGGTGATTTCTAAAGAAATTAAAGAACAGCTTCACGAACAAATCGGAAGAGAAAATCCGGATTACGTGATTGCCTGTGTTGGCGGTGGAAGCAATGCTGCAGGAACTTTCTATCATTTTGTTGATGAAGAAAACGTAAAAATTATTGCCGCAGAAGCCGGAGGTTTTGGCATTGAATCAGGAAAATCAGCAGCGACTACTTTTTTAGGGACTTTAGGTGTTTTGCACGGAAGTAAAAGTTTAGTCATGCAGACCAATGACGGACAAGTTATAGAGCCACACTCTATTTCTGCAGGTTTAGATTATCCCGGAATCGGACCGTTTCACGCAAATTTATTTAAAGAAAACCGTGCAGAATTTTTCAGTATTAATGATGATGAAGCGTTACAGTCTGCTTTTGATTTAACCAAATTAGAAGGAATTATTCCTGCTTTGGAAAGTGCTCATGCTTTGGCAGTTTTAAATAAGAAAAAGTTTAACGAAAATGATATTGTTGTCATTTGCTTAAGCGGTCGTGGCGATAAGGACATGGAAACGTATTTAAAAGTGCTGGGAGATGGAAGTCTGAAGATGGAAGTTTAA
- a CDS encoding OsmC family protein yields MKNHNYKSKIEWTGNTGESTKNYRSYERSYIISVDGKAQINGSSDPAFLGNPELHNPEDLLLASVSSCHLLWYLHFCSVNKILVLEYVDFAEGTMIESENGSGKFTEIILKPKILVAEENMIKKAIEMHQKANEYCFIANSLNFEVKHQPEINYKND; encoded by the coding sequence ATGAAAAACCACAACTACAAATCAAAAATAGAATGGACGGGAAATACCGGTGAATCAACAAAAAATTACCGTTCTTATGAGAGAAGTTATATCATATCGGTTGATGGAAAAGCCCAAATTAATGGTTCTTCAGATCCAGCATTTTTAGGAAATCCTGAACTTCACAATCCTGAAGATTTATTGTTGGCTTCCGTTTCGTCTTGTCATTTGCTATGGTATCTTCATTTTTGTTCAGTCAATAAGATTTTGGTTTTAGAATATGTGGATTTTGCAGAAGGAACAATGATAGAAAGTGAAAATGGAAGCGGAAAATTCACTGAAATAATTCTTAAACCTAAAATTTTAGTTGCTGAAGAAAATATGATCAAAAAAGCAATCGAAATGCATCAAAAAGCAAATGAATATTGCTTCATTGCTAACTCATTGAATTTTGAAGTAAAACATCAACCAGAAATTAATTACAAAAATGATTAA
- a CDS encoding phosphoribosylanthranilate isomerase, with the protein MTESQRQEANSQPQIKVCGLTQLSQIRELAALKVDFLGFIFYKKSPRFVLNHLSLNEIAKINHQGKVGVFVNESIEKIIEISENADLNFIQLHGDENEEYVLKLNQRLSENIKIIKVVRIGNQHPNDLQETINRQPAIINYLLFDTDSKAFGGTGKTFDWNILNQIEIQLPYFLSGGISLENIAHINNLDQKPFALDINSKFETEPGIKDVEKIKKLMLNQ; encoded by the coding sequence ATGACAGAGAGCCAAAGACAAGAAGCCAACAGCCAACCACAAATTAAAGTTTGCGGATTGACCCAACTCAGCCAAATTCGTGAATTAGCGGCCTTAAAAGTTGATTTTCTAGGGTTCATTTTTTATAAAAAATCGCCAAGATTTGTCTTGAATCATTTGAGTTTAAATGAAATTGCTAAAATAAATCATCAAGGAAAAGTAGGAGTTTTCGTGAACGAAAGTATTGAAAAAATTATCGAGATTTCAGAAAATGCAGATTTAAATTTTATTCAACTTCACGGGGACGAAAATGAAGAATATGTTTTAAAGTTAAATCAAAGATTAAGCGAAAATATAAAGATTATTAAAGTAGTTAGAATCGGAAATCAGCATCCAAATGATTTACAAGAAACAATCAATAGACAACCTGCAATCATCAACTATTTGCTTTTCGACACAGATTCAAAAGCTTTTGGCGGAACTGGAAAAACCTTTGATTGGAACATATTAAATCAAATTGAAATTCAATTACCTTATTTTCTGAGCGGCGGAATTTCTTTGGAAAATATTGCTCATATTAATAATTTAGATCAAAAACCATTTGCTTTGGATATCAATTCAAAATTTGAAACCGAACCGGGAATTAAAGATGTAGAAAAAATAAAAAAATTAATGCTTAATCAATGA
- the trpC gene encoding indole-3-glycerol phosphate synthase TrpC — protein MNILDKIIARKKEEISDSKSKISLQQLKDSEFFNRKTLSLKETLQSKSGIIAEFKRQSPSKGIINDKVSPLEVVSAYENFGASAVSILTDQDFFGGSFEDILNVRNHINIPILRKDFMIDEYQFYEAKSMGADVILLIAACLSANQVSEFTELAHSLNLEVLLEIHTEDELQHINKEVDFVGINNRNLKDFKVDLQHSVHLKNQLPENTLSIAESGIYSEEDFKFLKEKGFDGFLMGEYFMIDEKPEKKFSEFISNVTT, from the coding sequence ATGAACATCTTAGATAAAATCATCGCAAGAAAAAAAGAGGAAATTTCAGATTCAAAATCTAAAATTTCTTTACAACAATTGAAAGATTCAGAATTTTTCAACAGAAAAACTTTATCATTAAAAGAAACATTACAATCAAAATCGGGAATTATCGCAGAATTCAAAAGACAATCTCCATCAAAAGGAATTATTAATGATAAAGTTTCTCCTCTTGAAGTTGTTTCGGCTTATGAAAATTTCGGAGCAAGTGCCGTTTCTATTTTAACGGATCAGGATTTTTTCGGTGGAAGTTTTGAAGATATTTTGAATGTGCGAAATCATATCAACATTCCAATTCTGCGAAAGGATTTTATGATTGATGAGTATCAGTTTTATGAAGCAAAATCGATGGGTGCAGACGTAATTTTGCTAATCGCAGCGTGTCTGTCGGCCAATCAGGTTTCAGAGTTTACTGAATTGGCGCATAGTTTAAATTTGGAAGTTTTATTGGAAATTCACACCGAAGATGAACTTCAGCACATCAATAAAGAAGTTGACTTTGTAGGAATAAATAACAGAAATTTAAAAGATTTTAAAGTTGATTTACAACATTCCGTTCATCTCAAAAATCAACTTCCAGAAAATACATTATCCATCGCAGAAAGTGGTATTTATAGCGAAGAAGATTTTAAATTCCTGAAAGAAAAAGGCTTCGATGGATTTTTGATGGGAGAATATTTTATGATAGATGAAAAACCAGAGAAGAAATTCTCTGAATTTATTTCTAATGTAACAACGTAA
- the trpD gene encoding anthranilate phosphoribosyltransferase has translation MKEILEYLFNHHTLSKSEAKAIMIEIAQNKFNTTEVTAFVSIFLMRNITLEELEGFRQALLSMAVHVDIEAENTIDIVGTGGDGKNTINISTLASFVVAGAGQKVTKHGNYGASAITGSSNVLEALGYQFKKTSEELNQDLEKANICFLHAPYFHPALQSVGALRKSLGLRTFFNLLGPLVNPAKPQFSVIGVYNLEIARIYQYLLQKDSRDFILVHGLDGYDEISLTGDSKIISKTGEEIYSSKDLGFNPVDPQNISGGSTIQESAEIFKNILDGNGSSDQNAVVIANAAIALYHSKTWGSYQDCRLLAQESLESGKALISFNNLITQ, from the coding sequence ATGAAAGAAATACTCGAATACCTTTTCAATCATCACACACTATCAAAATCGGAAGCAAAAGCGATTATGATTGAAATTGCTCAAAATAAATTCAACACAACTGAAGTCACAGCTTTCGTTAGTATTTTTCTGATGCGAAATATCACTTTAGAAGAATTGGAAGGCTTCAGACAGGCGTTACTCAGCATGGCAGTTCATGTCGACATCGAAGCCGAAAATACCATCGACATTGTAGGAACCGGCGGTGACGGAAAAAACACTATCAACATTTCCACCTTAGCCAGTTTCGTCGTTGCCGGAGCCGGACAAAAAGTAACCAAGCACGGAAATTACGGAGCTTCTGCCATAACCGGATCGTCGAATGTGTTGGAAGCACTAGGTTATCAGTTCAAAAAAACTTCAGAAGAATTAAATCAGGATTTGGAAAAAGCTAACATCTGTTTTCTGCATGCTCCTTATTTTCATCCGGCATTGCAGTCTGTAGGTGCTTTGAGGAAATCTTTAGGTTTACGTACGTTTTTCAACCTGCTTGGTCCCTTGGTCAATCCTGCAAAACCTCAGTTTTCAGTGATTGGCGTTTACAATCTTGAGATTGCTAGAATTTATCAGTATTTGCTGCAAAAAGACAGTCGGGATTTTATTTTGGTGCATGGTTTGGACGGCTACGACGAAATCAGCCTCACCGGTGACAGCAAAATCATTTCAAAAACTGGTGAAGAAATTTATTCATCAAAAGATTTAGGTTTTAATCCTGTTGATCCTCAAAATATTTCTGGAGGTTCAACCATTCAGGAATCGGCGGAGATCTTCAAAAATATATTAGATGGAAATGGCTCCTCAGATCAAAACGCTGTGGTTATAGCGAATGCAGCCATTGCACTTTATCATTCGAAAACATGGGGTTCATATCAGGATTGTCGTTTGCTCGCTCAGGAAAGTTTAGAAAGCGGAAAAGCCTTAATCAGTTTTAATAACTTGATTACGCAATAA
- a CDS encoding aminodeoxychorismate/anthranilate synthase component II: MKTEINNQSKILVFDNYDSFTYNLVQMIEKITNQKVDVYRNDEITLEEIENYDKIILSPGPGIPEEAGILLDLIKKYAPTKSILGVCLGQQAIAEAFGGNLINLTEIFHGVATSSKTVRENIKLFKDLPEEIEVGRYHSWAVNLENFPNELEITATDNDGMIMALQHRSYDVHGVQFHPESILTPDGEHIIRNFLKN; this comes from the coding sequence ATGAAAACTGAAATAAATAACCAATCAAAAATCCTCGTCTTCGACAATTACGATAGCTTTACCTACAATCTCGTTCAGATGATTGAAAAAATCACGAATCAAAAAGTTGACGTTTACCGAAACGATGAAATTACTTTGGAAGAAATCGAAAACTATGACAAAATCATCCTTTCCCCCGGGCCGGGAATCCCTGAAGAAGCCGGAATTTTATTAGATTTAATTAAGAAATATGCACCAACAAAAAGTATTTTAGGAGTTTGTCTTGGTCAGCAAGCAATCGCAGAAGCTTTTGGTGGAAATTTGATTAACCTCACAGAGATTTTCCACGGTGTAGCAACATCTTCAAAAACCGTCAGAGAAAACATAAAATTATTCAAAGATTTACCCGAAGAAATTGAAGTTGGAAGATATCACAGCTGGGCAGTCAATCTGGAAAACTTTCCTAACGAATTAGAAATTACAGCAACAGATAACGACGGAATGATCATGGCTTTGCAGCACAGAAGTTATGATGTTCACGGCGTTCAGTTCCATCCTGAAAGCATTTTAACACCTGATGGCGAACATATTATCAGGAATTTTCTTAAAAATTAA
- a CDS encoding anthranilate synthase component I family protein, giving the protein MFNNKINIKTTSRKSLGDLQTPMNIYLQIRDKFRDTILLESSDTKNIDNNFSFIAVNAIAGIEIKNLHEFEVKFPNESPDKKPLENIKVTDLLNDFSKAFVCEKTNDPIEETAQSLFGYTSFEAVPLFENIQFKPQSEEVEIPILRYRLYQYVIAINHFNDEMHFIENQIDGVKSEMRLLQDLIKNKNALVYPFEKDGFETSNLTDEEYLELVEKAQKHCMRGDVFQLVLSRRFEQKFKGDEFNVYRALRNINPSPYLFFFDYGNYKLFGSSPESQLIIKNNKAIIHPIAGTFKRSGDFETDLQSAEALKKDPKENAEHTMLVDLARNDLGKMGKNVTVTKLKEIQLFSHVIHMVSEVTAELEENTNPFDIVSNTFPQGTLSGAPKYKALQLINEYEKDSRGYYGGCIGMVGLNGDCNQAIMIRTFLSKNNTLFYQAGAGLVAKSVPENELQEVNNKLNALKKAVEKAEKLI; this is encoded by the coding sequence ATGTTTAATAACAAAATTAATATAAAAACCACCTCAAGAAAATCACTCGGGGATCTGCAAACCCCGATGAATATTTATCTTCAGATCAGAGATAAATTTCGTGATACCATTCTTCTTGAAAGTTCAGATACAAAGAATATCGATAACAATTTTTCTTTCATTGCGGTGAATGCTATTGCAGGAATTGAAATTAAAAATCTTCACGAGTTTGAAGTAAAATTCCCGAATGAAAGTCCGGATAAAAAGCCTTTAGAAAATATAAAAGTCACCGATTTACTCAATGATTTCTCTAAAGCTTTTGTATGTGAAAAAACCAACGATCCCATTGAAGAAACGGCGCAAAGCCTTTTTGGGTATACAAGTTTTGAAGCCGTTCCGCTTTTTGAAAACATTCAATTTAAACCTCAAAGCGAAGAAGTTGAAATCCCTATTTTGCGTTACAGACTCTATCAATACGTGATTGCTATTAATCATTTTAATGATGAAATGCATTTTATCGAAAACCAGATCGATGGTGTAAAATCTGAAATGCGATTGCTGCAGGATTTAATTAAAAATAAAAATGCCCTCGTTTATCCTTTCGAAAAAGATGGTTTTGAAACCTCAAATCTTACCGATGAAGAATATCTTGAATTGGTAGAAAAGGCTCAGAAACACTGTATGAGAGGTGATGTTTTTCAGTTGGTTTTAAGCAGAAGATTCGAACAAAAATTCAAAGGAGACGAGTTTAATGTGTATCGTGCTTTGAGGAATATCAATCCGTCTCCATATTTGTTCTTCTTCGATTATGGAAATTACAAATTATTCGGTTCAAGCCCTGAAAGTCAGTTAATTATTAAAAACAACAAAGCCATCATTCATCCGATTGCCGGAACTTTCAAGAGAAGTGGTGATTTCGAAACCGATCTGCAGTCTGCCGAAGCTTTAAAAAAAGATCCGAAAGAAAATGCCGAACACACCATGTTGGTTGATTTGGCTCGAAATGATTTAGGCAAAATGGGAAAAAACGTTACGGTAACCAAACTGAAAGAAATCCAGCTTTTCTCTCACGTCATTCACATGGTCAGTGAAGTGACTGCAGAACTAGAAGAAAATACCAATCCGTTTGACATTGTTTCTAACACCTTCCCACAGGGAACTTTAAGTGGAGCTCCAAAATACAAAGCCCTTCAGCTCATCAACGAATACGAAAAAGACTCCCGTGGATATTACGGTGGCTGCATCGGAATGGTTGGTTTGAATGGCGATTGCAATCAGGCAATTATGATCAGAACTTTTCTGAGCAAAAACAACACATTATTTTATCAAGCAGGAGCAGGATTGGTCGCAAAATCAGTTCCCGAAAATGAACTTCAGGAAGTCAACAATAAACTTAACGCCCTGAAAAAAGCGGTAGAGAAAGCGGAGAAGTTGATTTAA
- a CDS encoding c-type cytochrome, translated as MKKLFITGLASLLVFSCSKKENSEIQPSPDTSTPVTANVSGQSLIEASDCMACHNADERLIGPSYKEIAAKYSEKDIEILASKIIEGGSGVWGSVPMQPHSQISKEDAKKMVEYILSQKK; from the coding sequence ATGAAAAAACTGTTTATAACAGGATTGGCAAGTTTACTTGTTTTTTCCTGTTCTAAAAAAGAAAATTCAGAAATACAGCCATCACCAGATACTTCTACGCCGGTTACAGCCAATGTTTCGGGGCAAAGTTTAATAGAAGCTTCAGATTGTATGGCATGTCATAATGCTGATGAACGTTTGATAGGACCTTCGTACAAAGAAATTGCGGCAAAATATTCTGAAAAGGATATTGAGATTCTTGCCTCAAAAATTATCGAAGGCGGAAGTGGAGTTTGGGGAAGCGTTCCGATGCAGCCTCATTCGCAGATTTCAAAAGAAGATGCAAAAAAAATGGTGGAATATATTTTGAGTCAGAAAAAATAG